Part of the Deltaproteobacteria bacterium genome, AGCGTTTGAACGGCAGAGACTACGTCGAGATCCCGTTCCCCCATGAAACTTTGCAGGCGGCGGCCAAGGCGATCCAGAAAACCTTCCCGCTGATTCCCGACAAGGCGGCGCTCCATATGGCGCAGCATGGGACTAATACCAACGGCGGCCGCTTTCGCTGGAAGCATGATCCGATTCTGCGCTATCGGACGACCACGGCGATGTCCGAAGGGCAGATCGAGGCGTTCATCCGGCGGCTGACCTGTCCGATTCTTTTCGTCTACGGCACAGAGAGCGATTTCATGAAATCCGTGCGCGGCCACCGCGCGCAGATGTTTCCCAACGCCACCATCGTGCCCATCGAAGGCGCCGGCCATCATATTCCGCACGAGAAGCCGGTGGAGTTGGCGGAAGTAGTGGTGCCGTTCTTGTTGGCAAAGTAGAAGTGGTGCGCCCCTCGCTACGCGACCGAAACGGTCGCTACTCGGGGAAACGGTTTTGGATTGTCCGATTCCCCGAGTAGCGCGCCGCGCGTATCGAGGGGTTTCTTGTTTTGAAAAAAATGATTGGAGGTTTCCATGTATCTCTCGGCTGAAGCTATCGCCGCCATGACCGGCGAACATCGTGTTCATAAGGTTAATCCCGCGGCGAAGCGTCATGACAAATCGCTGGGCGACGCGGTTGGATTGAAGAATCTCGGTGTTCACGTCATGACCATCGCCCCCGGCGATCGTTCATCGGAATATCACACCCATCGCTACGAAGACGAAGCGATCTACGTTTTGTCCGGTCGAGGCACGGCGGTGATCGGTGAGGAATCGTTCAAGATCGGCTCCGGCGATTTTCTTGGTTTCCCCGGCAGCGGGCCGGCCCATGAAACGATCAACGACGGCAGCGAGCCGTTGGTTTGTCTCGTCATCGGTCAACGTCTGGCGCAAGACGT contains:
- a CDS encoding cupin domain-containing protein, with product MYLSAEAIAAMTGEHRVHKVNPAAKRHDKSLGDAVGLKNLGVHVMTIAPGDRSSEYHTHRYEDEAIYVLSGRGTAVIGEESFKIGSGDFLGFPGSGPAHETINDGSEPLVCLVIGQRLAQDVVDYPRAGKRLYRNGAQRDMVDYPHIVKR